A portion of the Parasedimentitalea marina genome contains these proteins:
- a CDS encoding ABC transporter substrate-binding protein: MVTKFKTTIAALAASTILATSAFAGELVINTDTSDPAPKAAFEQLIADFEAANPDITVKWNLFDHEGYKTSIRNFLTADAPDLANWYAGNRMLPYVNAGLFEDVSDVWEDNGLNDSLASAAGSMTIDGKKWGVPYTYYQWGVYYRKDIFEANNIEVPTNWDEFKAAGATLTAAGVTPITIGTKYLWTAGGVFDYLNLRTNGYDFHMALTKGEVEWTDPRVVETMNNWKQLIDAGFFLENHTSYSWQEALAPMVAGDAAMYVMGNFAVAPLREAGLTDDQLGFFQFPVINPDVPLAEEAPTDTLHIPANATNKEDAKKFLAFLASAEAQTKINEVLGQLPINKDSTVGDDKFLQAGYTMLSTTDGGIAQFFDRDAPAEMAKIGMEGFQEFMVKPDRLDAILARLEKTRLRVYK; this comes from the coding sequence CCGGCCCCAAAGGCGGCCTTTGAACAATTGATCGCCGATTTTGAGGCGGCCAATCCGGACATCACCGTCAAATGGAACCTGTTCGACCACGAGGGCTATAAAACCTCGATCCGCAACTTTCTGACAGCGGATGCACCGGATCTGGCCAATTGGTATGCCGGCAACCGGATGCTGCCCTACGTCAACGCTGGCCTATTTGAAGACGTCAGCGATGTCTGGGAAGACAATGGTCTGAATGACTCGCTGGCCTCGGCCGCCGGGTCGATGACCATTGACGGCAAAAAATGGGGTGTGCCTTACACGTATTACCAGTGGGGCGTGTACTATCGTAAGGACATTTTCGAAGCCAATAACATCGAAGTGCCCACCAACTGGGACGAGTTCAAGGCAGCGGGTGCAACGCTGACAGCAGCGGGCGTGACCCCAATCACCATCGGTACCAAGTATCTGTGGACCGCTGGCGGCGTGTTTGATTACCTGAACCTGCGCACCAATGGCTATGACTTCCACATGGCGCTGACCAAGGGTGAGGTCGAGTGGACCGACCCGCGCGTTGTCGAAACCATGAACAACTGGAAACAGCTGATCGACGCCGGTTTCTTCCTGGAAAACCACACCTCGTATTCCTGGCAGGAAGCCTTGGCGCCGATGGTGGCTGGCGATGCAGCCATGTATGTCATGGGTAACTTTGCCGTAGCCCCCCTGCGTGAAGCAGGTCTGACCGATGACCAACTGGGTTTCTTCCAGTTCCCTGTCATCAACCCTGATGTCCCGCTGGCTGAAGAGGCCCCCACCGATACGCTGCACATCCCGGCAAACGCCACCAATAAGGAAGACGCCAAGAAGTTCCTGGCCTTCCTGGCATCAGCGGAAGCGCAGACCAAGATCAACGAGGTCCTTGGTCAGTTGCCGATCAACAAGGACTCGACCGTTGGCGACGACAAGTTCCTGCAGGCTGGCTATACCATGTTGTCGACAACAGACGGCGGTATCGCGCAGTTCTTTGACCGGGATGCGCCAGCTGAAATGGCCAAGATCGGCATGGAAGGTTTTCAGGAGTTCATGGTCAAGCCTGATCGTCTGGACGCCATTCTGGCCCGTCTCGAAAAGACACGTCTGCGCGTCTACAAATAA